From one Candoia aspera isolate rCanAsp1 chromosome 17, rCanAsp1.hap2, whole genome shotgun sequence genomic stretch:
- the LOC134506508 gene encoding lens fiber membrane intrinsic protein-like, whose product MMFGWMGGALLCAVSGLVLLIVATATDFWMQYRYSGSLSNQGLWRFCVGNKCHPHTITLAFWDATRAFMLISILSSFAGIILGLMTYTGSARFSRSRSAGVILLIAGLFALLALSVYTGVTVNFYGKRYTDWRFSWSYILGWIAIVLTIAAGTGAPGGWTEVPHHLALRLPDSETPEFVHRRAQRGEQLSPLHCAFSAQVHR is encoded by the exons ATGATGTTCGGTTGGATGGGAGGGGCCCTGCTGTGTGCTGTCTCCGGTCTGGTCCTCCTCATTGTCGCCACAGCAACGGACTTTTGGATGCAGTACCGCTACTCCGGCAGCCTCAGCAATCAAGGGCTGTGGCGCTTCTGCGTGGGAAACAAATGCCACCCGCACACCATCACCCTTG CTTTCTGGGATGCCACGCGAGCCTTCATGCTCATCTCCATCCTGTCCTCTTTTGCTGGGATCATCCTGGGACTCATGACCTACACTGGCAGCGCCCGTTTTTCACGCAGCCGCTCTGCAGGGGTCATCCTCTTGATTGCAG GACTCTTTGCCTTGCTTGCCCTGTCAGTCTACACAGGTGTGACCGTGAATTTCTACGGCAAGCGCTACACTGACTGGCGTTTCTCCTGGTCGTACATTCTGGGCTGGATCGCCATTGTGCTGACCATCGCAGCAGGTACTGGTGCTCCTGGAGGGTGGACCGAGGTTCCCCATCACCTGGCCCTCCGTCTCCCAGATTCCGAGACTCCG GAATTTGTCCACCGGCGGGCCCAGCGGGGCGAGCAGCTGAGTCCCCTTCACTGCGCCTTCTCGGCCCAAGTCCATCGCTGA